The DNA sequence NNNNNNNNNNNNNNNNNNNNNNNNNNNNNNNNNNNNNNNNNNNNNNNNNNNNNNNNNNNNNNNNNNNNNNNNNNNNNNNNNNNNNNNNNNNNNNNGGCTGGGAATTGGAAGGGGAGAGTTGGAGAATTGGGGGTGGGGATTGAGGGTGGGAATGAGAATGGGATTAGGGGTGGGGAGGGAACTGGGTATAGGGAATTGGGGATGGGAGCTGGGTGGATTTTCTCTCACTCCTGGGAGTTGGGATGGGAATTGGGGTGGGCTGTTCCTCACTCCTGGAATTGGAGTGGAATTGGGGTGGGAATTGGGGTGGGCTGTTCCTCACTCCTGGAGCTGGGTGGGAATTGGGGTGGGTTGTTCCTCACTCCTGGAATTGGGGTGGGGATTGGGGTGGGTGTTCCTCACTCCTGGAATTGGGGGTGGGGATTGGGGTGGGCTGTTCCTCACTCCTGGAATTGGGGTGGGAATTGGGGTGGGGTGTTCCTCACTCCTGGAGCTGGGTGGATTGTTCCTCACTCCTGGAATTGGGGTGGGCTGTTCCTCACTCCTGGAGTTGGGGTGGGGATTGGGGTGGGCTGTTCCTCACTCCTGgagctgggtgggatttggggtgggtgTTCCTCACTCCTGGAATTGGGGTGGGAATTGGGGTGGGCTGTTCCTCACTCCTGGAGCTGGGTGGGAATTGGGGTGGGTGTTCCTCACTCCTGGAGCTGGGTGGGAATTGGGGTGGGTGTTCCTCACTCCTGGAATTGGGGTGGGAATTGGGGTGGGTGTTCCTCACTCCTGGAGTTGGGGTGGAATTGGGGTGGGTGTTCCTCACTCCTGGAattggggtgggatttggggtgggctGTTCCTCACTCCTGgagctgggtgggatttggggtgggctGTTCCTCATTCCTGGAGCTGGGGTGGAATTCCCAGGGGGAATTCCTCACTCCTGGGCAGAAGTTCTTTCCCAGGCTGTCAGGTCTGACTCCCTCTCTCCTGGAGCCTGGGCAGGTGGACAGGGAAGCTTTGCCTGAGGCTGCTCCTgatttttttgggatctttGTGGTTTCCCAGCGTTGCATTCCCCTTTTTTCCAGGCACTACGTGGTGCGAGGGCCTGAGCTGACCCCATATGAAGGTAAATCCCTGCCTGGGGGTTTGCATGGAAATCCAGGAATTCCAGAGGGtgggaaaaggcaaaataatccCACTAAAAACAGCTCCACAAACTGGGGAAGAGGTGAAGAAATAGGGATGCTGCTGTCAGTCATTCTTCTCTTATCAAGAgctttaataaaagaaaatttaagttAAACTGAAAGCAAATGTTAAATTTCTTCACGTTTTTACAGCAAATATTCTGTAATTTATGACAAAGATAATagcaaaaattcccatttttacaACAGAAATGTTCTGAGTGAAATGGGATTAAAATTTTTTTGAACTATTTTTGGGTAGGAGTAGAAATAAAGCAGGGAAATTGGGAATTGGAGTGGGAATTGGAATGGGAATTAttcattaaatataatttatttagcCCATTTTCTGGGTAGtttagaagaaataaagcaggggaattgggatgggaaatattaattaaatacaattttttaacCCATTTTTGGGTAGTTTAGAAGAAATGATGTAGAGAAATTGGGGTGATAATTATTAATTAAGTGTAATTTATTTAACCCATTTTTGGGTAGTTCAGGAGAAGGAATAAATCAGGGGAATTGGGGATgggaattttttattaaatataactTACTAAACCCATTTTTGGCTGGTTTAGGAGAAGGAATAATGCAGGAGAATTGAGGATgggaattttttattaaatataactTACTTAACCCATTTTTGGCTGGTTTGCAGGTGGATATTACCACGGAAAATTAATATTCCCTCGAGAATTCCCTTTCAAACCCCCCAGTATTTATATGATCACCCCCAATGGAAGGTTCAAGTGCAACACGAGGTAAGGACTCCTTCCCAACATTCCAGCCATTCCCACTCCAGCCATTCCTATCCCAAACCAGAAACTCCTTCCAACACTCCagccattcccatcccaaacaAAAACTCCTTCCCAACATTCCagccattcccatcccaaacaAAAACTCCTTCCCAACATTCCagccattcccatcccaaacaAAAACTCCTTCCCAACATTCCAGCCATTCCATCCTAAACCAAAAACTCCTTCCCAACATTCCagccattcccatcccaaaccagaaACTCCTTTCCAATATTCCAGCCATTCCCATTCCAGCCATTCCCATCCCACATCAAGGACTCCTTCCCAACATCTcctccattcccattcccatccattcccatccaTATCCATCCATTCCCaccatcccatccatccccatcccatccattcccatccatccattcccatccattcccacattccatccccatccattcccatcccatccatccccatccatccattcccatccattcccacattccatccccatccattcccatcccatccattcccacccatccatccattcccacccatccatccattcccatccattcccatccattcccatccatccattcccatccattcccatcccacccatccatccccatccatccattcccatccatccccatccattcccatccatccattcccatccattcccacattccaTCCCCAtccattcccccattcccatcccatccattcccatccatccattcccatCCATCCCCACCCCATCCATCCCCATTCCATCCATTCCCACCCATCCATTCCCTCCCTTCcatcccatccattcccacccATCCATTCCCTCCCTTCCatcccatccattcccatccccatcccatccattcccatccccatcccatccatccccatcccatccattcccatccattcccatcccatccatccccacaTTGCATCCCCACGCCATCCGTCCCCCGTTCCCGCCGCCAGGCTCTGTCTGTCCATCACGGATTTCCACCCGGACACGTGGAACCCGGCCTGGTCCGTGTCCACCATCCTGACGGGGCTGCTCAGCTTCATGGTGGAGAAGGGGCCCACCCTGGGCAGCATCGAGACCTCCGAGTTCACCGTGGAGTGCTGGGGGgaatcccagggaattcccggGATGTCCTGCGGGAATCCTGGGGAATTCCCTGGGATATCGCGGGGGGAAATgccagggaattcctgggatgtCCTGCGGGAATCCTGGGGAATTCCCTGGGATATCGCGGGGGGAAAATCCCAGGGAATTCGGGATATCTGGGGGGGGGAAATCCCAGGGAATTCGGGGATATCTGGGGggggaaatcccaggaaatttGGGATATCCTGGGGGGAAATGCCAGGGAAGTCCGGATATCCTGGGgggaaaatcccacaaaatTTAGGATATCCTGGGGGGAAGTCCCAGGGAattcggggaggggggggaaatcCCAGGGAATTCGGGATATCCTGGGGGGGAAAATCCCAGGGAATTTGGGATATCCTGGGGGGGAAAATCCCAGGGAATTCAGGATATCTCAGGGGGGAAATCCCAGAGAATTTGGGATATCCTGGGAGATCTCAGGGACTAAAGCCTGGCTGggattttgttccttttttccttcaccctgatcaaaaattaacataatttaTATGTACAAACATTAATTTTAGTGAAAAATGCTCAATTTTAACAGCTAAAAACCACTTGGGAATTCgggaaaattcaggaaaatttgGGAGATCTCAGGGACTAAAGCCTGGCTGggattttgttcctttttccttcaccctGATCAAAAATTAACACAATTTATATCTACAAACATTAATTTTAGTGAAAAATGCTCAATTTTAACAGCTAAAAACCActtgggaattcgggaatttgggaaaatttgggagaTCTCAGGGGTAAAGCCTGGCTGGGATTTTGTTCCTCTCCCACAAAACCCTGATCCCCACAGCatcaaaaataaacataattttgtGCCTATAAACCTCAATTTTAGCCAAAAATCCTCTCAAACGTGATGGTTTAAATATCAAAAACCACTTGGTGTGAGGTTGGCACCGTTCTGCTGGGAAATCAGGTGTGGAGTTGGAATAAATGGATTTAATTCCCAAGGAATTGCTGAGAAATCTggtttttcttccccagaaaaggcagctggctgcacagagcttagcatttaatttaaaagacaaaatcttCTGTGAGCTCTTCCCTGAAGTGGTGGAGGTAAGCAAATCTTCattaattgtttctttttcctaccaaaaaaaaaaaaaaaaaaaaaaaagcagttttgacGGAACCAAAGCTCCCAAATCACCACAAATTCCATTTCCAGCCAAAttctctcctcccctctccaggAAATCAAAAGCACTCAAATAATcccaatttttctctttccctgtgcaggaaatcaaacaaaaacacccaaatcACCCAAAATTACATTGAATTTTCTGTTCCCCCATGCAGGAATTCAAACaaaagccccaaatccccccaaatttccaCTTTCCCACTgaatttcctcttctcttttccaggaaCTCAAAcaaattccccaaatttccaCTTTCCCACCCaattccctctcccttttccaggaaatgaaacaaaagtaCCCAAATAATCccaatttttctcttcccctgtgCAGGAACTCaaccaaaaccacccaaatcACCCCAGTTTTCTCCTCCTGTTTTCCAGGAACTCAaaagcccccaaatcccccccaaattccACTTTCCCACCGAAttcctctccccttttccagGACCTCAAACAAAAGCCCCCAAATTTCCACTTTCTCACTgaattccctttcccttttccaggaaatgaaacaaaaataccaaataatcccaatttttctcttcccctgtgcaggaaatcaaacaaaagcccccaaattccccaaatttccaCTTTCCCACCCGAttccctctcccctttcccaggaaatgaagcagaagcagaaggcCCAGGACGAGCTGAGCTCCAGACCTCCCTCGCTGCCCCCTGCCCGACGTGGTTGCCGGACGGGGACGCGCACTTCGGGCACAACGGGCACCCCCTGCTCCACGGGCACGTGGCCCTGGCGCCCGGGCACGCCGGGGGGCTGGCGCAGCCCCCCCAGGAACCACGGACTCTTGGGGGGAGCCCTGGCGAACTTGTTTGTCATCGTGGGCTTCGCCGCCTTCGCCTACACAGTCAAGTACGTGCTGAGGAGCATAGCCCAGGAGTGAGATCCCCGGAGAAGACCAAATTTtagtggggttttggggtgattgGGGCTCTCtgggggggaatttgggggtttttgccCTTCCtgggtggaattttgggttGGGAAGTCAACGTGTTGTTGGGGAGCCACCTTGGTTTGTAGAGTTCTCGTCCATCTGTGGTTTGAACATTGAAGATCTTCACCAGACTTTGATTCCATTGAGTTTTCAATCCAGGATGAGTGGGATCCTTTGGAATGGGACTCTTTGGGTGGAAAATTTGGGGTTGTGATCAGAAATCAAAGCGTTGTTGGGGAACCACCTTGGTTTGTAGAGTTCTCCTCCATCTGTGGTTTCATCATTGAAGATCTTCACCAGACTTTGACTCCGTTGAGTTTTCAGTCGAGGATGAGTGGGACTCTTTGGAATGGGACTTTTGGGTGGaaaagttgggatttttttgcccctttctgggttgttttgggggttttgggttcTGCTGCTCATCGTGGGCTTGGCCGCCTTCGCCTACACAGTCAAGTACGTGCTGAGGAGCATAGCCCAGGAGTGAGATCCCGGAGAAGACCAAATTTtagtggggttttggggtgattgGGGCTCTCTggggggggaatttgggggtttttgccCTTCCTGGGGGGAGTTGTGGTGGAGTTTTGGGTTGGGAAGTCAACGCGTTGTTGGGGAACCACCTTGGTTTGTAGAGGTCTCGTCCATCTGTGGTTTCATCATTGAAGATCTTCAGcagatttttattctcttgaGTTTTCAATCCAGGATGAGTGGGATCCTTTGGAATGGGACTTTTTGGGTGGAAAAGTTGGGATTTTTGCCCCTTCCtgggtggaattttgggttGGGAAGTCAAGGCGTTGTTGGGGAACCACCTTGGTTTGTAGAGTTCTCGTCAATCTGTGGTTTGACCATTGAAGATCTTCAGCAGACTTTGATTCCATTGAGTTTTCAATCCAGGATGAGTGGGACTCTTTGGAATGGGATTTTTGGGtggaaaatttggggtttttgcctTTCCTGGGTTCTTTGTTCAGAAATCAAAGTGTTGTTGGGGAACCACCTTGGTTTGTAGAGGTCTCCTCCATCTGTGGTTTCATCACTGAAGATCTTCAGcaaatttttattctcttgagTTTTCAATCCAGGATGAGTGGGATCCGTTGGAATGGGACTCTTTGGgtggaaaatttgggatttttgcccctgctgggttgttttggggttttgggttggGAAGTCAACGCGTAGTTGGGGAACCACCTTGGTTTGTAGAGTTCTCCTCCATCTGTGGTTTCATCATTGAAGATCTTCAGcaaatttttattctcttgagTTTTCAATCCAGGATGAGTGGGACTCTTTGGAATGGGACTTTTTGGgtggaaaatttgggatttttgcccCTTCctgggttgttttggggttttgggttctgctgctggtgagaagtcaaatttgttggttttgtgtcccaaaaaattcagttttattgtCCCACAAACGGGGTTTTAGTTTCCCTCAAATGGGGATTTTCTTGTTCCAAAAATGGGGTTTTGTGCCccaaaaattaagttttgtaTCCccaaaatttggttttattgtccaaaaaatggggttttattgtccaaaaattcagttttcttgtCCCAAAAAATGAGGTTTTTGTGTCCCAAAAAGGAGGTTTTATTGTCCCAAAAATGGGGGTTTTGTGCCccaaaaattcagttttattgtcccaaaaattaagttttgtaTCCCAAAAATGGAGTTTTGTGTCCCCAAAATTCGGTTTTATTGTCCCAAAAACGTGTTTTGTGTCCCCAAATTCAGCATTTTgggctctggggatggagggaacagcgcctggggagggaaaaatcccaattttggGCTGGGAATACCTTTGGGAATTTTTGAGGTAAAACCCCaaatttgcttccttttgcttcaattcttaaaaaaaaaaaaaaaagccaaaattccTTTGcaattccaaaaatatttttgccccaaatcccaatttttttggGGATTCATCTCCTGAactaaaactttaaattttattaaattctttACACCATCCAAACCccaattttttacatttttcccctaaaaattTGTTGCAtttaaaccccaaaattcaGATTCTTTGGaattccctggatttgggaatggaatttttattcccattttttttgtgtgttttcctgggaattcaactttccccaaaaaaaaacagaaaaataaaatttcaaccTCTCCCTCAGGATCAAATCCTGGAATAAATCCTTGAAATTCCATTGATTtaaaaatttgggaatttttttttttcccacagaatcttcattttgaatgaaaattcctggattttgggggggatttttccctttttttttttttggaatatCCCGAGGGGTGGCAGCGGCTGCGTCGTGATTTCCTCATAataaaaatccctaaaaaaatcgactttgtggggttttttttgggaataaaattccatGGGGGGGAAAAACGGGATTGGGAATATTTCAGTTCCTAAATAAAACgatgaaaaaaattcaattttcctgatttttttttcctttttccagtcagATTTTCCGGTTTCCTTTGGATGTCTCGGTGTCTTTGCTTGGTCCTTAATAATTCCAATTATTCCTTGaaatttggggatatttttggaGCATTCCTGCTGTTAATTattgattttaattaatatgaaatgataaatattagaaagaaatattagaaataaaaatataaatataatattagAAACTATAAATAccattttatataattatatagagagaatttatttataaatctaatttataaattataaatatttaataaactgCATTAATGTAATTCCTAATTACAGCTAATTAATAATTCATTGATCAGGGATcattttcatgggaaaaaaaaaattggattttaaaatccattttccagtggaaaaatcacagcaaaaaaaaggaattaattccaTAAAAACTCCACAAATTCCTCGaaatttggggatatttttggaGCATTCCTGTCAATAATTGttgattttaattaatattaaatgaTAAATATTAGAAGtgaatattataaataaaattataaataataaattataatattaGACactaaaaatatcattttatcTATTTATAGATAATATAGTAGAGGCGATTGATTTATTAATCTAATTTATaagttataaatatttaataaattgcATTAATTTAATTCCT is a window from the Vidua macroura isolate BioBank_ID:100142 chromosome 23, ASM2450914v1, whole genome shotgun sequence genome containing:
- the UBE2J2 gene encoding LOW QUALITY PROTEIN: ubiquitin-conjugating enzyme E2 J2 (The sequence of the model RefSeq protein was modified relative to this genomic sequence to represent the inferred CDS: deleted 3 bases in 2 codons), translating into MGIFGIQKFFPRLSGLTPSLLEPGQVDREALPEAAPDFFGIFVVSQRCIPLFSRHYVVRGPELTPYEGGYYHGKLIFPREFPFKPPSIYMITPNGRFKCNTRLCLSITDFHPDTWNPAWSVSTILTGLLSFMVEKGPTLGSIETSEFTKRQLAAQSLAFNLKDKIFCELFPEVVEEMKQKQKAQDELSSRPPSLPCPTWLPDGDAHFGHNGHPLLHGHVALAPGHAGGLAQPPRNHGLLGGALANLFVIVGFAAFAYTVKYVLRSIAQE